A single genomic interval of Chitinophaga sp. 180180018-3 harbors:
- a CDS encoding FecR family protein, with translation MEEKDFDFNLIVRFIEGNADAAERVLVQEWVNSNEQHKQLFFQVKDILDYEYIKGISPEQTARRWQAVSAALQPVHATRKKASVWPRIAAAAAILLVIGVAAWFFRRSSPATPVVLVNNEAAPLHAVLPDSTGVWLLKGATLSYERSNARKVALKGTAYFEVTRKAENPFTVDLQQMNIVVLGTSFIVNSSPAMASAAVSDGMVKAVLPGKEWVLKQDEGVFYENGTATRQTVHSSYYRMMKEGFFDFNNTSVTEIAEIIKVVYGYQVVVRNPEVLEQNSISGHVAISDEAGLYKVISIMMHVDVIKNNQQIVIQPKLK, from the coding sequence ATGGAAGAAAAAGACTTCGATTTTAATCTTATTGTCAGGTTTATAGAAGGGAATGCTGACGCTGCAGAACGCGTGCTGGTACAGGAATGGGTGAATAGTAACGAGCAGCATAAGCAGCTTTTTTTCCAGGTAAAAGATATTCTGGACTATGAATATATAAAAGGAATCAGCCCGGAGCAGACCGCCCGGCGCTGGCAGGCCGTGTCGGCAGCCTTACAGCCGGTACACGCAACGCGGAAAAAGGCATCGGTGTGGCCACGGATCGCAGCGGCAGCAGCCATATTGCTGGTAATTGGTGTGGCTGCCTGGTTTTTCAGGAGGTCGTCGCCTGCTACGCCGGTGGTATTGGTGAATAATGAAGCTGCTCCGCTACATGCCGTGCTGCCCGATAGCACGGGCGTATGGCTGCTGAAAGGCGCCACATTGAGCTATGAGAGAAGTAATGCAAGAAAGGTAGCATTGAAAGGGACTGCTTATTTTGAAGTAACCCGGAAAGCGGAAAATCCCTTCACAGTTGATCTGCAACAGATGAATATAGTGGTACTGGGCACTTCGTTTATCGTCAACAGCAGTCCGGCTATGGCTTCGGCAGCGGTAAGCGACGGAATGGTGAAAGCGGTATTGCCGGGAAAAGAATGGGTGTTGAAGCAGGATGAGGGCGTATTCTATGAAAATGGTACTGCCACCCGTCAAACTGTGCATAGCAGTTACTATCGCATGATGAAAGAAGGATTTTTTGATTTTAATAATACCTCTGTTACCGAAATCGCAGAGATTATAAAAGTCGTATATGGGTACCAGGTAGTGGTCAGGAACCCGGAAGTACTCGAACAAAACAGTATCAGTGGCCATGTGGCTATCAGTGATGAAGCCGGCCTGTATAAGGTGATCTCCATAATGATGCATGTAGATGTGATAAAGAATAATCAACAAATCGTTATACAACCAAAATTGAAATAA
- a CDS encoding TonB-dependent receptor, with the protein MKNLLPLTWGLALLCLVSNVLAADAGTQQNFAGSGYNENGYTPPAPKVIRDTQLTLKTALEEIYKTRGILFIYNDKQIDGVQISRQSLSLETNPLIHAIDKALNSRQLRCSKISSKQYLIVSNSEKEAPETRIEVPKPRPDVVISGTVRDAIGNPLPGVTVRVSRTGKGMVTSTVGRYSVDAEPLDTLEFSFVGYKKQLQPVRNRLEMDVIMEAQEGGLNEVVVVGFGKQRKISLIGAQTGVKVEELKQPVRNLSTLLAGRLAGIVGVQRSGEPGYDDAEVWIRGISTFTNSRPLVLVDGIERPFSNIDPEDIESFNILKDASATAVYGVRGANGVIVITTKSGKAQKVQINADLNKGITQFTRLPKYADGVTYMKMANEANLTRGGTAQYSDEAIRKTASGEDPELYPNVNWINEIFRKHGSNKRANVNLRGGTDITNYYVSVSYYDEVGLFKRDDLARYNSDIKFTRYNFTSNLNMRVTKTTRLEFGVQGYIGNGNFPGTGTNTIFESAITLPPIVHPPKYSDGRIAGQRTGSVANPYDQLTQSGYVTEFRNQLFSNIRLRQDLDFIVKGLSFTSMFSFDTYNEHRMARTKTVDNWLATGRDANGQLIFDQTRIGTNYLSYSRSNGGNRQFYTETALNYDNAFGKHRVGGLLLYNQSDKIDAFKDDFIGSIPRRQRGLAGRATYSFDDRYLAEVNFGYNGSETFSPNRRYGFFPSAGLGWVVSGENFFKPLTNAVQFLKFRFSYGLVGNGEILDGDNVRRFAYIPIVASTNGYTFGKDRNNKFDGYDIGEYASDVTWETARKTNLGMEVTTLKGSLNLQVDLFKESRTGIFLRRSSIPAIIGLRSNPYGNLGKTENKGIDISVDYNRKIGEVQLALKGNFTFNRNKVIDDDLPPWAYPYLERKGRKIGQRFGYIAEGLFSDSAEILKSPVQNGNVRPGDIKFKDINGDGVINAYDQAPIGYGSIPEIVYGFGINAAWRNFAIGMFFQGISNVDIYTYGEGFVPFQQGGTRGNLMDVVTDRWTPDNPNPHPFYPRLSFGEVNDNYKASTWWIKNGRYLRLKNAEVSYTLPQHWLKRIGVQRSRIYMLGYNLLTFSPFKLWDVELGEGRGTKYPQLTTYTVGASFQF; encoded by the coding sequence ATGAAGAATTTGCTTCCACTTACGTGGGGCCTGGCACTGCTATGCCTGGTATCCAACGTACTAGCCGCAGACGCGGGCACACAGCAAAATTTTGCAGGCAGTGGCTATAACGAAAACGGCTATACGCCGCCTGCTCCGAAAGTCATCCGAGATACGCAGCTGACATTGAAAACGGCACTGGAGGAGATTTACAAGACCAGAGGCATCCTGTTTATTTACAACGATAAACAGATCGATGGTGTTCAGATCTCCCGGCAGTCGCTTTCGCTGGAAACCAATCCGCTGATCCATGCAATTGATAAGGCGCTTAACAGTCGCCAGCTTCGTTGCAGTAAGATCAGCAGCAAACAGTATCTCATCGTTTCCAACAGCGAAAAGGAAGCACCCGAAACACGTATTGAGGTGCCTAAACCCCGGCCAGATGTGGTTATTTCCGGTACCGTGCGGGATGCCATTGGCAATCCATTGCCCGGCGTGACAGTGAGGGTTAGCCGCACCGGCAAGGGAATGGTCACGAGTACAGTAGGGCGTTACTCCGTAGATGCGGAACCGTTAGATACGCTGGAGTTTTCATTTGTAGGCTATAAGAAACAATTGCAGCCCGTTCGCAACAGGCTGGAGATGGATGTGATTATGGAAGCGCAGGAAGGCGGCCTGAATGAAGTAGTGGTGGTAGGATTTGGTAAGCAACGTAAAATAAGTTTGATCGGTGCACAAACAGGTGTAAAAGTAGAAGAGCTGAAGCAACCGGTGCGTAACCTCAGTACCCTGCTTGCAGGCCGCCTGGCGGGCATCGTGGGCGTACAGCGCAGCGGGGAGCCCGGTTATGATGATGCGGAAGTATGGATACGCGGTATCTCCACATTTACCAACAGCCGTCCGCTTGTGCTGGTAGACGGTATAGAACGGCCTTTCTCCAATATCGACCCTGAAGACATTGAAAGTTTCAATATCCTCAAAGATGCCTCTGCTACTGCGGTTTACGGGGTAAGAGGCGCCAACGGCGTAATCGTGATTACCACCAAATCAGGTAAGGCACAGAAGGTACAGATCAATGCAGATCTGAACAAAGGGATCACCCAATTCACCCGCCTGCCGAAGTATGCCGATGGTGTTACTTATATGAAGATGGCGAACGAAGCAAATCTTACCCGGGGTGGAACTGCGCAATATTCCGATGAGGCTATCCGCAAAACTGCCTCCGGAGAAGATCCTGAGCTGTATCCCAATGTAAACTGGATCAATGAAATTTTTCGCAAACACGGAAGCAACAAACGCGCTAACGTTAACCTCAGAGGAGGTACCGATATTACTAACTACTATGTATCTGTTTCCTACTACGATGAAGTAGGGTTGTTCAAACGCGACGACCTGGCCAGGTACAATTCCGATATCAAATTCACCCGCTATAACTTCACCTCTAACCTCAACATGCGGGTAACTAAAACTACCCGTCTGGAATTTGGTGTACAGGGATACATTGGCAACGGTAACTTCCCCGGTACAGGCACTAACACTATATTCGAATCTGCCATCACCCTGCCGCCTATCGTACATCCGCCTAAGTACTCCGATGGGCGCATCGCCGGCCAGCGCACCGGCTCGGTGGCCAATCCCTACGATCAGCTGACACAGTCGGGCTACGTGACCGAATTCCGGAATCAGCTCTTCTCTAACATACGCCTGCGTCAGGATCTGGACTTCATTGTAAAAGGGCTCTCCTTTACCTCCATGTTCTCCTTCGATACCTATAACGAACACCGGATGGCACGTACGAAAACAGTGGATAACTGGCTGGCTACCGGCCGCGATGCCAACGGACAGCTCATCTTTGATCAGACACGTATCGGAACTAATTACCTGTCTTATTCACGCAGCAACGGAGGAAACCGGCAGTTTTATACAGAAACCGCCCTCAACTACGATAATGCTTTCGGAAAACATCGCGTAGGCGGATTACTGCTGTACAACCAGAGCGATAAAATCGATGCCTTCAAAGATGATTTCATCGGCTCTATTCCCCGCAGGCAGCGAGGTTTGGCGGGCAGGGCTACCTATTCGTTCGATGACCGGTACCTGGCAGAAGTGAATTTCGGATACAACGGTTCTGAAACTTTTTCTCCCAACAGACGTTATGGCTTCTTTCCTTCCGCCGGTTTGGGCTGGGTAGTGTCGGGAGAAAATTTTTTCAAACCGCTGACCAATGCGGTGCAATTCCTCAAGTTCCGCTTTTCTTATGGATTAGTGGGTAACGGGGAGATATTGGACGGCGATAATGTGCGCCGCTTCGCTTATATCCCGATAGTAGCGTCTACCAATGGTTACACCTTTGGCAAAGACAGAAACAATAAATTCGACGGGTATGATATCGGAGAGTATGCTTCGGACGTAACCTGGGAAACAGCCCGGAAAACGAACCTGGGCATGGAAGTTACCACCCTGAAAGGCAGTCTGAATCTGCAGGTAGACCTGTTCAAGGAAAGCCGCACCGGCATCTTCCTGCGCCGTTCGTCTATTCCGGCTATCATCGGATTGCGTAGCAATCCTTATGGCAACCTCGGTAAAACGGAGAACAAAGGCATCGACATTTCGGTGGACTATAACAGGAAGATCGGAGAGGTGCAGCTGGCCCTGAAAGGTAACTTCACCTTCAACCGTAATAAGGTAATTGATGACGACTTACCACCATGGGCTTATCCTTACCTCGAAAGAAAAGGAAGGAAGATCGGCCAGCGCTTCGGATACATCGCTGAAGGTTTATTCAGCGATTCGGCAGAAATTCTGAAAAGCCCGGTACAGAACGGAAATGTAAGACCCGGCGATATCAAATTCAAAGACATCAACGGCGATGGTGTCATCAATGCATACGATCAGGCCCCCATCGGTTATGGCTCTATTCCTGAAATCGTATATGGCTTCGGTATCAATGCAGCCTGGAGAAATTTTGCTATTGGTATGTTCTTCCAGGGAATTTCCAATGTAGATATCTACACCTATGGTGAAGGCTTCGTTCCCTTTCAGCAGGGTGGTACCAGGGGAAACCTGATGGATGTAGTCACCGACCGGTGGACACCCGATAATCCCAATCCACACCCCTTTTACCCGCGGCTGTCGTTCGGTGAAGTGAACGATAACTACAAGGCCAGTACCTGGTGGATAAAGAATGGCCGCTATCTGCGGCTTAAGAATGCAGAGGTCAGCTATACCCTGCCTCAGCACTGGCTGAAACGGATAGGTGTACAACGTTCCAGGATATATATGCTGGGCTACAACCTGCTTACTTTCAGTCCGTTTAAGCTGTGGGATGTGGAATTGGGCGAAGGCCGCGGTACCAAATATCCTCAGTTGACTACCTACACAGTTGGGGCATCGTTTCAGTTTTAA
- a CDS encoding RagB/SusD family nutrient uptake outer membrane protein produces MKKMISKYIVLVLVFIIAGACKKGFLDQVPDDRITIDEIFTRKKTTEQYLANVYSYVRDESNQWTDNPWEGCSDEADMTWARAGYNTYFMNLGSWDPTSGFFDFWTSYYKGIRSATYFMENVNRCKEILDQPGGADLIKRYKAEARFLRAYFYFCLIRQYGPVPLLGESILAPDVPFDQTQIPRANYDECVNFIATELDKAGQDLPMQQSDELEYGRITKPVTMAVKARMFLYAASPLFNGNADYASFVNQDGKQLTNTTYDPAKWAKAADAAKAVIDLNLFQLYRVNASDGSYDPFTSCRDAVMSPWNKEVIFARAANSVDQWEVHSSPRFAGGWSGIGATQQIVDAFFMENGKTIDETGSGYVATGFSTADTRYTKSGTYNMYVGREPRFYVCITYNGMTWFNKSEGEKKVELFNTGNTGKRGSYDYSRTGYLVRKNYHPDTYPRLGRYVYRPFVLFRLGEMYLNYAEALNESQPGNPDILKYVNAIRNRAGIPDLPSGLSQADMRERIRRERRVELAFECHRYFDTRRWKIAEQTDGGPFYGMNVDAGTNLTDISFYQKTVFETRVFQKKHYLFPIPQFDIDRDKKLVQNPGW; encoded by the coding sequence ATGAAAAAAATGATTTCAAAATATATAGTGCTGGTGCTGGTGTTCATAATAGCAGGTGCCTGTAAGAAAGGCTTCCTCGACCAGGTGCCCGATGACCGCATTACCATCGATGAGATCTTTACAAGGAAAAAAACTACGGAACAATATCTTGCTAACGTATATTCCTATGTAAGGGACGAGAGTAATCAATGGACAGATAATCCATGGGAGGGCTGTTCCGACGAAGCCGACATGACCTGGGCCAGGGCCGGCTATAATACTTATTTTATGAACCTGGGCAGCTGGGACCCGACTTCCGGATTTTTCGATTTCTGGACCAGCTATTACAAGGGAATCCGTTCGGCTACCTATTTTATGGAAAACGTGAACAGGTGCAAGGAAATCCTGGACCAGCCCGGCGGAGCAGACCTTATCAAACGATATAAAGCGGAAGCACGCTTCCTCCGCGCTTATTTCTATTTCTGCCTGATACGTCAGTATGGCCCCGTGCCATTGCTGGGCGAATCTATCCTGGCGCCGGATGTGCCTTTCGATCAAACCCAGATACCACGTGCTAACTACGATGAGTGTGTGAATTTCATTGCCACGGAGTTGGATAAAGCCGGGCAGGATTTGCCCATGCAGCAGTCGGACGAGCTGGAGTACGGCCGCATTACCAAACCCGTAACTATGGCGGTCAAAGCAAGAATGTTCCTCTATGCCGCGAGCCCGTTGTTCAACGGTAATGCCGACTATGCCAGCTTTGTTAATCAGGATGGCAAACAACTGACCAATACTACCTATGATCCGGCTAAATGGGCGAAAGCTGCTGATGCTGCTAAGGCAGTGATAGATCTGAATCTGTTCCAGCTGTACAGGGTAAACGCATCAGATGGCAGCTACGATCCGTTTACTTCCTGCAGAGATGCGGTGATGTCGCCCTGGAACAAGGAAGTGATTTTTGCACGCGCCGCCAATTCGGTAGATCAGTGGGAAGTACACAGCTCTCCCCGTTTTGCCGGCGGCTGGAGCGGCATTGGCGCTACCCAGCAAATAGTGGATGCCTTTTTTATGGAGAATGGCAAAACCATCGATGAAACAGGCTCCGGTTATGTGGCCACCGGTTTCTCCACTGCCGATACCCGTTATACCAAATCAGGTACTTACAACATGTATGTGGGAAGGGAACCCCGTTTTTATGTGTGCATCACCTATAACGGAATGACCTGGTTTAATAAGAGTGAGGGAGAGAAGAAAGTGGAATTGTTTAATACCGGCAATACGGGCAAAAGAGGCTCCTACGACTATTCCCGTACCGGCTATCTCGTGCGTAAGAATTATCATCCTGATACCTACCCGCGCCTCGGCCGCTATGTATACCGGCCTTTTGTGCTCTTCAGGCTGGGTGAAATGTACCTGAACTATGCAGAAGCACTGAACGAATCACAACCTGGTAATCCGGACATCCTGAAATACGTAAACGCTATCCGCAACCGCGCCGGTATCCCGGACCTGCCATCCGGCTTATCCCAGGCCGATATGCGGGAACGCATCCGCCGCGAACGCCGCGTGGAGCTGGCATTCGAATGTCATCGCTACTTTGATACCCGCCGCTGGAAAATTGCCGAGCAAACCGATGGCGGCCCATTCTACGGCATGAATGTAGATGCCGGTACCAATCTGACCGATATAAGCTTTTACCAGAAAACAGTTTTTGAAACACGGGTTTTTCAAAAGAAACATTACCTGTTCCCGATCCCGCAATTTGATATAGACAGGGATAAGAAACTGGTGCAGAATCCGGGGTGGTGA